In Bacteriovorax stolpii, a single genomic region encodes these proteins:
- a CDS encoding (2Fe-2S) ferredoxin domain-containing protein, with the protein MSKLKAHLFVCTSCTYNRPDGTESSPEEAVAMRKNLKNRARECFSKSEVRVSASTCLGECESGIASVLYPKGEWNLRLRPEDEDALFAKLTEEAARLK; encoded by the coding sequence ATGAGTAAATTAAAGGCCCATTTATTTGTTTGCACCAGCTGCACATACAACCGTCCCGATGGCACAGAAAGCTCTCCCGAAGAGGCCGTGGCCATGAGAAAAAACCTCAAAAACCGCGCCCGCGAATGTTTTTCAAAGAGTGAAGTACGCGTATCCGCCTCAACTTGCCTGGGTGAATGCGAATCTGGGATCGCCAGCGTGCTTTACCCTAAAGGTGAATGGAATCTGAGACTTCGCCCGGAGGATGAGGATGCGCTGTTTGCCAAATTAACCGAGGAAGCTGCTCGACTAAAGTAG
- a CDS encoding class I adenylate-forming enzyme family protein, whose translation MSHWIDFLEKNAHVYDDKVAIIDQETNRRLTYAELNREVDQWAAVLSHHGVSKDDPIAFLNTTNCLLHVTLMLACSKIGAFFVPLNFRLSNPEIENVVKALGPKLYVGVGEKVLNVDVPYLDTKQVNLNEYTSYPENKSTLDDTILMLYTSGSTGVPKGVMFHGNMLLTNQIETCKGWGLTPDDITLVETPFFHTGGYNVLLLPLLYLGGTAILAQSFNPDNVFNCIEKEKVSVYFGVPTMFQMLLEKPRFNECDFSSIRFFVSGGAACSIPMIEEYQKKGLMFKQGFGLTEVGPNCFLLDEKDAIKKAGSIGRPMPHSRVRVINKEGKDVAANEAGELLLAGPHVCVGYYKNPKAFEETFKDNYFYTGDLVRFDNDGFFYVVGRIKDMYISGGENVYPGEVEKQITTHPKISEAVVVSVPNEKWGEVGFAFLKTDGENLSSETLREYLNPLLSRYKHPQHVYCMKEFPLLPNGKVDRKELKKKALELV comes from the coding sequence ATGAGTCATTGGATTGATTTTTTAGAAAAAAACGCTCACGTTTACGACGATAAAGTGGCCATCATTGACCAGGAAACAAATCGTCGCCTGACATATGCTGAGTTAAACCGCGAAGTGGATCAGTGGGCCGCTGTGCTTTCTCATCATGGCGTATCTAAAGATGACCCTATTGCTTTTTTGAATACGACGAACTGTCTTCTTCACGTGACACTTATGCTTGCGTGCTCGAAGATCGGAGCGTTTTTTGTTCCTCTGAATTTTCGTCTTTCAAATCCAGAAATTGAAAATGTGGTGAAGGCCTTAGGTCCAAAACTTTATGTCGGCGTGGGAGAAAAAGTTCTCAACGTTGATGTGCCTTATTTAGATACAAAACAAGTCAATCTTAACGAGTACACATCTTACCCTGAAAATAAATCCACACTCGATGACACTATCCTGATGCTCTATACATCGGGCTCAACAGGTGTGCCGAAAGGGGTTATGTTTCATGGGAATATGCTTTTAACCAATCAGATTGAAACGTGTAAGGGATGGGGGCTAACTCCTGATGATATCACGCTGGTTGAAACTCCGTTCTTCCACACTGGTGGATACAACGTTTTACTTCTCCCACTTTTATACTTGGGTGGAACGGCGATTCTTGCCCAATCTTTTAATCCAGACAATGTTTTTAACTGTATCGAAAAAGAGAAGGTCTCGGTGTACTTTGGTGTGCCGACGATGTTTCAAATGTTATTGGAAAAGCCGCGTTTTAACGAATGTGATTTTTCTTCAATTCGCTTTTTTGTCTCTGGTGGGGCCGCTTGTTCGATTCCAATGATTGAAGAGTATCAAAAGAAAGGACTGATGTTTAAGCAGGGATTTGGTCTTACTGAAGTTGGGCCAAATTGTTTTCTTCTCGATGAAAAAGACGCCATTAAAAAAGCGGGATCAATTGGAAGACCTATGCCTCACTCGCGAGTGCGTGTCATCAATAAAGAAGGAAAAGATGTGGCGGCCAATGAAGCAGGAGAGCTGCTTTTAGCTGGCCCTCATGTGTGCGTTGGTTATTATAAAAATCCAAAGGCCTTTGAAGAGACTTTCAAAGACAACTATTTCTATACTGGAGATCTTGTTCGTTTTGATAATGACGGGTTTTTCTACGTGGTAGGAAGAATCAAAGATATGTATATCTCTGGTGGTGAAAACGTTTACCCAGGTGAAGTTGAAAAACAAATCACGACCCATCCAAAAATTTCTGAAGCAGTAGTGGTCTCAGTTCCCAATGAAAAATGGGGCGAAGTAGGCTTTGCGTTTTTAAAGACTGATGGAGAGAATTTATCTTCTGAAACTCTGCGCGAGTATTTAAACCCATTACTTTCAAGATACAAACACCCGCAGCATGTTTACTGTATGAAGGAATTTCCGCTTTTACCTAACGGCAAAGTCGATAGAAAAGAGCTGAAGAAAAAAGCGCTGGAATTAGTGTAA
- a CDS encoding alpha/beta fold hydrolase: protein MRLELYSLLEGQKAKDSDPTLVLVNGLFADTTSFDGACFYLREKFQYLRYDCRGQGKSPKPDSIYHLEDHVMDLRGLLEDHKLGKILLIGLSNGARIAMEYARRYPTDVVGVVACDTFDIPTPMIKAKLGSWLMAHETGGPLHRFDIATPWIWGEDIFNEKSELFLSYRERAGTIESHVVSNLLLGAMQTDIDISEINCPMLFVAGKEDLLTPPFLHEKMQAKAKNAEFKMAQGGHAGLIERPAIMEKQILPWIEKIV from the coding sequence ATTAGGCTAGAACTTTACTCACTTTTAGAAGGGCAAAAAGCGAAAGACTCTGATCCAACATTAGTTTTGGTCAACGGTCTTTTTGCAGACACCACATCGTTTGATGGGGCGTGCTTCTATCTACGTGAAAAGTTTCAATACCTAAGATATGATTGCAGAGGGCAGGGGAAATCACCCAAGCCTGATTCGATTTATCACTTAGAAGATCATGTAATGGACCTGCGCGGACTTCTCGAAGATCATAAGCTTGGAAAAATTTTACTCATCGGTTTAAGTAACGGTGCTCGTATCGCAATGGAGTATGCAAGACGATACCCAACAGATGTTGTTGGTGTGGTCGCTTGTGACACCTTTGATATCCCGACACCAATGATTAAAGCCAAACTTGGCAGTTGGCTTATGGCCCACGAAACAGGTGGACCTCTTCATCGTTTTGATATCGCTACCCCATGGATATGGGGCGAAGATATTTTTAATGAAAAGAGTGAGTTGTTTCTAAGCTACCGCGAGCGCGCTGGCACCATTGAAAGTCATGTGGTTTCCAATCTCCTGTTGGGGGCCATGCAGACTGACATCGATATCTCTGAGATCAATTGCCCGATGCTTTTTGTGGCCGGAAAAGAAGATCTCCTGACTCCGCCGTTTCTGCATGAAAAGATGCAGGCAAAAGCAAAAAACGCGGAATTTAAAATGGCCCAAGGCGGGCACGCAGGTCTCATTGAAAGACCAGCTATAATGGAAAAACAAATTCTTCCTTGGATTGAGAAAATAGTATGA
- a CDS encoding SDR family oxidoreductase: protein MKGLNNKRVFITGAASGIGRATAERFYAEGSELVLVDMPTLEQSELSALFPNKMTYISGDVTKAETLDAIKAEMAKGVDVLINNAGITKDATLLKMTDDQWDAVIAVNLTSIFKLSKAAAEVMKAAGKGGSIIHAASVVAHYGNFGQTNYSATKAGVIAMAKTMAKELGKDKIRVNAVAPGFIATPMVKKMPEKVLAMMEEKASLRRLGEPADIAAAYAFLASDDASYITGTCLNVDGGTILG, encoded by the coding sequence ATGAAAGGATTAAACAACAAAAGAGTTTTCATTACAGGTGCAGCTTCAGGAATTGGTCGTGCGACAGCTGAGAGATTTTACGCTGAAGGATCAGAACTGGTTCTAGTAGATATGCCAACACTTGAGCAATCGGAGCTTAGTGCACTTTTTCCAAATAAAATGACTTATATCTCTGGAGACGTAACAAAAGCGGAAACTCTAGATGCTATCAAAGCTGAAATGGCAAAAGGCGTAGACGTTCTAATTAACAACGCTGGTATCACAAAAGATGCAACTCTTCTAAAGATGACAGACGATCAGTGGGACGCAGTGATCGCAGTTAACTTAACTTCAATTTTTAAGCTTTCAAAAGCTGCTGCTGAAGTGATGAAAGCTGCTGGAAAAGGTGGATCAATCATTCACGCTGCTTCAGTTGTTGCTCACTACGGAAACTTTGGACAAACAAACTACTCAGCAACGAAAGCTGGTGTGATCGCTATGGCAAAGACTATGGCAAAAGAGCTTGGAAAAGATAAAATCCGCGTAAACGCGGTTGCTCCAGGATTCATCGCGACTCCAATGGTTAAGAAAATGCCTGAGAAAGTTCTAGCGATGATGGAAGAAAAAGCCTCTCTTAGAAGATTAGGTGAGCCAGCTGATATCGCAGCGGCTTACGCTTTCTTAGCTTCTGATGATGCTTCATACATCACGGGAACATGTCTAAACGTTGATGGTGGTACAATATTAGGCTAG
- a CDS encoding 3-oxoacyl-ACP synthase: MTFINLKKAAVWLPEGFEDAAHIARESGVPEHVVSQKMGIVRKCRADRNTHPGDMAVNAARKVLKGIDPLSIDMVIWTGSEYKDYIVWTAGIYVQRELGLKNARAFDISARCSNKILGLHLAKSLMLTDKKINRVLLCGGHKTGDLVNYKDANTRFLYNLADGGSAILLEKSDVAENPLLDSSIITDGDFTTDVIVPGGGTRHPWKEGIDVSMSYLQVPDVDGMRERLEKRSITNFLQVIREASNNELKKPIDYLAILHMKKSAHDAILEPMELKQEQSIYLDHYGHFGAPDQVLSLGLAEKRGKLKKGDHVVLASAGIGYMWSAMSLRWDTNTFDTNELQDLG; encoded by the coding sequence ATGACATTCATCAATCTAAAAAAAGCGGCAGTCTGGCTTCCAGAAGGTTTTGAAGATGCAGCTCACATCGCTCGTGAATCAGGAGTGCCTGAGCATGTTGTTTCTCAAAAAATGGGAATCGTAAGAAAGTGCCGTGCAGATAGAAATACTCACCCGGGTGATATGGCCGTGAACGCTGCCAGAAAAGTTTTAAAAGGCATTGATCCGCTTTCAATCGATATGGTGATCTGGACAGGTTCAGAATACAAAGACTACATCGTGTGGACGGCAGGGATTTATGTTCAAAGAGAGCTGGGATTAAAAAATGCCCGCGCTTTTGATATCTCGGCGAGATGTTCAAATAAAATCCTAGGTCTTCATTTAGCTAAATCGCTTATGCTGACGGATAAAAAAATCAACCGCGTTCTTCTTTGTGGAGGTCACAAAACGGGTGATTTAGTTAACTACAAAGACGCTAACACAAGATTCTTATACAACCTTGCTGACGGTGGATCGGCGATTCTTCTTGAGAAGAGTGATGTGGCCGAAAACCCATTGCTAGACTCTTCAATTATCACAGACGGGGATTTCACAACGGATGTTATCGTTCCAGGTGGTGGAACAAGACATCCATGGAAAGAGGGAATTGATGTGAGCATGAGCTACCTTCAAGTTCCAGACGTTGACGGGATGAGAGAGAGACTTGAAAAAAGATCGATCACAAACTTCCTGCAAGTTATCCGTGAAGCTTCAAACAATGAACTAAAAAAACCAATCGATTATCTAGCGATTCTTCACATGAAGAAATCGGCCCACGATGCGATTTTAGAACCAATGGAACTTAAACAAGAGCAATCAATTTACCTGGATCACTACGGGCACTTCGGAGCTCCTGATCAGGTGCTTTCTTTGGGGTTAGCAGAAAAACGCGGGAAGCTTAAAAAAGGTGACCACGTCGTTCTGGCGAGTGCGGGGATTGGTTATATGTGGTCGGCGATGTCACTTCGTTGGGACACAAATACTTTTGATACAAATGAACTACAAGATTTAGGATAA
- a CDS encoding alpha/beta fold hydrolase, giving the protein MKLSKITRDFGDVAFYTEGTGPFLLGLSGFTCSHYNFIDLVPELKKHFTVVLIDNRATGKSSGTSQDYLMKDLAEDALAVMDSLGAKTFGLMGISMGGFIAQEVVRLAPERVSALSLMCTTSGPPTFDHPKKLTEADLRASALWPAKDYAEFMTRFTTHESLEKNHPEIFQRIINFRMENPMDLEEKIRQNKAAVTFLETPYDLSAIKCPTYALAGAGDRFVSPESPAIFKTKIPHAEVELIPETDHYFFMEKPTLVGEKLNNFFKGKLS; this is encoded by the coding sequence ATGAAATTATCAAAAATCACTCGAGATTTTGGCGATGTCGCATTTTATACAGAAGGCACAGGTCCATTCCTGTTAGGCCTTTCTGGTTTTACATGTAGCCATTACAATTTTATTGATTTAGTTCCCGAACTAAAAAAACATTTTACAGTTGTTTTGATCGATAACCGTGCAACTGGAAAATCTTCTGGTACATCACAAGACTATTTGATGAAGGATCTTGCAGAAGATGCTCTCGCTGTGATGGATTCTCTAGGAGCAAAAACTTTTGGACTAATGGGAATTTCAATGGGTGGCTTTATCGCTCAGGAAGTTGTTCGTTTAGCTCCTGAGAGAGTGAGTGCACTTTCATTAATGTGCACGACATCTGGGCCTCCAACTTTTGATCATCCAAAAAAATTAACAGAAGCTGATCTTCGCGCTTCGGCCCTATGGCCTGCGAAAGATTACGCGGAATTTATGACTCGTTTTACGACTCATGAATCACTGGAAAAAAATCATCCGGAAATTTTCCAGAGGATTATCAATTTCCGCATGGAAAACCCAATGGATCTGGAAGAAAAAATCCGTCAGAATAAAGCGGCGGTTACATTCTTAGAAACTCCTTACGACCTATCGGCCATCAAGTGCCCGACATACGCTCTGGCCGGAGCTGGTGACAGGTTTGTAAGCCCGGAGTCTCCTGCCATTTTTAAAACAAAAATTCCTCACGCAGAAGTTGAACTTATTCCTGAAACAGATCACTACTTTTTCATGGAGAAGCCGACTTTGGTAGGTGAAAAACTAAATAACTTTTTTAAAGGAAAGCTTTCATGA
- a CDS encoding extracellular catalytic domain type 1 short-chain-length polyhydroxyalkanoate depolymerase has product MTLKRLYLLVVLNICSISFALAGTWTTDKYQGIYGARNYKIYVPDTLSSRVKPAIVVMLHGCQQNAADFAKGSRIEKWADKEKFIALFPEQNIAYNSFKCWNWIMPANNARAGEAQVIVEMLDAVIEKYDADKERVFAAGMSAGASMVNILGNCYPERFKALASHDGSQFYSSYMGMDFAEVVLSGANVPASVAGFYGNNCSLFVGQRPKVMPIIIFHGMNSPLMSPIHAFQVETEFKIFNDFLDNGIRDNSYFLEKNVKSVPDTKTYGYTLYTTTNSDKDIFIERYMINNLSHGWSGGVPDLPYNEPKGPDASAMIMKFFKRFGL; this is encoded by the coding sequence ATGACACTAAAAAGACTTTATCTCCTCGTAGTATTAAACATTTGTTCAATTTCATTCGCTCTTGCGGGTACGTGGACCACTGATAAATATCAAGGAATCTACGGGGCAAGAAATTATAAAATTTATGTCCCAGATACACTTTCTTCGAGAGTAAAGCCTGCAATTGTTGTCATGCTTCACGGCTGCCAGCAGAATGCGGCCGACTTTGCAAAGGGCTCGCGTATCGAAAAGTGGGCCGACAAAGAAAAATTCATCGCTCTTTTTCCTGAACAAAATATCGCTTACAACTCTTTTAAATGTTGGAACTGGATCATGCCGGCCAACAACGCTCGCGCAGGTGAAGCGCAAGTCATTGTCGAGATGCTCGATGCAGTCATTGAAAAATACGACGCCGATAAAGAAAGAGTTTTTGCTGCCGGCATGAGTGCCGGGGCTTCCATGGTTAATATTTTAGGAAATTGTTACCCGGAAAGATTTAAAGCACTGGCCTCTCATGATGGTTCACAATTTTATTCATCTTACATGGGAATGGATTTTGCGGAAGTTGTTTTAAGTGGAGCGAATGTTCCGGCCTCAGTTGCGGGCTTCTACGGAAACAATTGTTCACTTTTTGTAGGACAACGACCAAAGGTCATGCCGATTATCATTTTCCACGGGATGAACTCACCTTTAATGAGCCCCATTCATGCTTTCCAGGTTGAAACTGAATTTAAAATTTTTAATGATTTTTTGGATAACGGAATCAGAGATAACTCTTACTTCCTGGAAAAAAATGTGAAGAGCGTTCCGGATACAAAAACGTACGGCTACACTCTATATACAACCACGAATTCAGATAAAGATATTTTTATCGAGCGCTACATGATCAACAATCTCTCTCACGGTTGGAGCGGTGGAGTTCCAGACCTTCCGTACAATGAGCCGAAAGGTCCGGATGCGAGTGCGATGATTATGAAGTTTTTTAAGCGCTTCGGCCTTTAA
- a CDS encoding di-heme oxidoredictase family protein encodes MHVLLYLLLSMSAFANEEFPAGAGSTSDLSVGAFSHPLSGARGQERRDFVLGNSFFQSVWVTSPSSTPIRDGLGPTYNATSCTACHFKDGRGRGLPDQDGKVDISLLFRLRVKNADGSVSEPENYGGQFNPQGIAGVPGEGDAFVNFETVTGKFSDGEVYELKKPRYTFINLAFGAFPKNTIFSPRVGPQMSGLGLIENIKEEDILKQADPDDLDGDGISGRPNMVYSIVERKKMLGRFGWKAGKASLLEQNAAAFHGDIGITSYLHPEEDCPLVQIDCAKKRTQDDISPDLLGKVTIYTQLLSVPVKRDVGSKSVENGKALFMKMNCQSCHTPSYVTGTNSEFEILNNQTIYPYSDFLLHDMGDELADDVGAYKNEEDAGTREWRTPPLWGLGLVQVVNGHTRLMHDGRARDFNEAILWHGGEAQKSRHKYLNLTKKERDDVVAFLKSL; translated from the coding sequence ATGCACGTACTTCTTTATCTTCTTCTTTCAATGTCTGCTTTTGCGAACGAAGAGTTCCCGGCGGGTGCCGGGAGCACTTCGGATTTATCTGTGGGGGCCTTTAGTCATCCGTTAAGTGGCGCCCGCGGACAAGAGCGCAGAGATTTTGTTTTAGGTAACAGCTTCTTCCAGTCAGTCTGGGTGACATCACCATCTTCAACTCCTATTAGAGACGGCCTTGGTCCAACTTACAACGCGACTTCATGTACGGCCTGTCACTTTAAAGATGGACGTGGAAGAGGCCTTCCAGATCAGGATGGCAAAGTGGATATTTCTCTCTTATTTAGATTGAGAGTGAAAAATGCTGATGGATCGGTGAGCGAACCAGAAAATTACGGAGGGCAATTTAACCCGCAAGGGATTGCCGGAGTTCCAGGTGAAGGAGACGCTTTCGTCAACTTCGAAACGGTGACTGGCAAATTTAGTGATGGAGAGGTTTATGAATTAAAAAAACCTCGCTATACATTTATCAATCTTGCGTTTGGAGCTTTTCCAAAAAACACTATTTTCTCTCCCCGAGTTGGCCCGCAAATGAGCGGTCTTGGATTGATTGAGAATATTAAAGAAGAAGATATTTTAAAGCAGGCAGACCCGGATGATTTAGACGGGGACGGCATTTCGGGAAGACCGAATATGGTTTACTCCATCGTTGAAAGAAAGAAGATGCTTGGCCGCTTTGGTTGGAAAGCAGGAAAGGCGAGCTTGCTAGAACAAAACGCTGCTGCTTTTCACGGCGATATCGGAATCACCAGCTATCTTCATCCAGAAGAGGACTGCCCTTTAGTTCAGATTGACTGCGCTAAAAAAAGAACACAAGACGATATTTCTCCGGATCTTTTAGGGAAGGTGACCATTTACACTCAGCTTTTATCTGTTCCAGTTAAAAGAGATGTAGGTTCAAAGTCAGTGGAAAATGGCAAAGCTCTTTTTATGAAGATGAACTGCCAGAGCTGTCACACTCCAAGTTATGTGACAGGGACCAATTCAGAGTTTGAAATTTTAAACAACCAGACAATCTATCCATACTCGGATTTTCTTCTTCATGACATGGGCGATGAACTTGCCGATGATGTTGGCGCATACAAAAATGAAGAAGACGCCGGAACACGCGAATGGAGAACACCACCTCTTTGGGGGTTGGGTCTTGTTCAAGTGGTGAACGGTCACACTCGCTTAATGCATGATGGGAGAGCAAGAGACTTTAATGAAGCAATCCTATGGCATGGAGGAGAGGCCCAAAAATCAAGACATAAATATTTAAATCTAACGAAAAAAGAGCGCGACGATGTCGTGGCCTTCTTAAAAAGTTTATAG
- a CDS encoding imelysin family protein: MFKSLICLVLLGSFSAVSAQSLEEAQTKSISGYSKLVYKTYSDSLKTAITLKEDIANFVKNPSVMTMEVAKNSWKLARAPYGQSEVFRFYNGPIDRDGGPEGLLNAWPLDEAYIDYVVGAPNAGIINNLSEYPVINKELLESLNELDGEKNISTGYHAIEFLLWGQDLYVDGPGRRSYEDYVKGKGLNAERRAAYLLIAADLLVDHLQGLVDEWAPNKANFRAEFESQKQTSTLKDILSGIIYMTGDELSGERMYVAYETMGQEDEHSCFSDMTHMDIQWNFWGVENVLRETKMLELTPLKNTELAKRVKARMAKVHKMLAELPAPFDQAILSETSRPLILAAIEEMEVLAKDLVEVSEALNAKVDF; encoded by the coding sequence ATGTTTAAAAGCCTTATCTGCCTGGTTTTACTAGGTTCTTTTTCGGCCGTGTCGGCCCAAAGTCTGGAAGAAGCTCAAACAAAGAGCATTTCAGGGTACTCAAAACTCGTCTACAAAACTTATTCTGACTCGCTAAAGACAGCGATCACTTTAAAAGAAGACATCGCTAACTTTGTTAAAAATCCAAGTGTGATGACAATGGAAGTGGCAAAGAACTCTTGGAAGCTAGCGCGCGCTCCATACGGACAGAGTGAAGTTTTCCGTTTCTACAATGGTCCCATTGACCGCGATGGTGGTCCTGAAGGTTTATTAAACGCATGGCCGCTTGATGAAGCGTATATCGACTACGTTGTGGGAGCACCAAACGCAGGGATCATCAATAATTTGAGCGAATACCCAGTGATCAATAAAGAACTTCTTGAGTCTCTTAATGAGCTTGATGGAGAAAAAAACATCTCTACTGGTTACCACGCGATTGAATTTCTTCTATGGGGTCAAGACCTTTATGTTGATGGCCCGGGAAGAAGATCATACGAAGACTACGTTAAAGGCAAAGGTCTAAACGCTGAAAGAAGAGCGGCTTATCTTTTAATCGCAGCTGATTTATTAGTTGATCACCTCCAAGGCTTAGTTGATGAGTGGGCGCCAAACAAGGCGAACTTCAGAGCTGAGTTTGAATCACAAAAACAAACAAGCACACTTAAAGACATCCTTTCAGGAATCATCTACATGACTGGAGATGAACTCTCTGGAGAAAGAATGTACGTGGCCTACGAAACAATGGGGCAAGAAGACGAGCACTCGTGTTTTTCTGATATGACCCACATGGATATTCAGTGGAACTTCTGGGGTGTTGAAAACGTTTTAAGAGAAACAAAAATGTTAGAGCTTACTCCTCTTAAAAATACTGAACTAGCTAAAAGAGTCAAAGCTCGCATGGCAAAGGTTCACAAAATGTTAGCTGAACTTCCTGCTCCATTTGACCAGGCGATTCTTTCAGAAACATCTAGACCGCTTATCTTAGCTGCTATTGAAGAAATGGAAGTTCTTGCTAAGGATCTAGTGGAAGTCTCAGAAGCACTTAACGCTAAAGTAGATTTTTAA
- a CDS encoding alpha-ketoglutarate-dependent dioxygenase AlkB yields the protein MSKKIIVRKDGLFYHPTFIKKDEREAILEWLGTLHPIWEMRYSENNPPPEGDTQRQLLRPVYWLGNWQFACLNYYHPPKGIHNRCIKAEDYPKALKKILETIEGITKMHFKKHEVPRGWKLNTCLINFYGTSIDETGKKIDTARVGDHKDFELGPVASISFGERAFFQFVLGKKDLKNNVIYEQWLEDSSLQIFGGELYKDKAFHRVQRVENKLKTVFKLNVENFETRRINFTFRYVPEEHIIPFKELPAPQKSDVTGYMQMLARYSPHFERALKE from the coding sequence ATGAGCAAGAAAATTATCGTACGAAAGGATGGGCTTTTCTACCATCCGACCTTTATTAAGAAAGATGAAAGAGAGGCCATCTTGGAATGGCTGGGCACCCTTCACCCTATCTGGGAGATGCGCTACTCTGAAAACAACCCGCCGCCCGAGGGCGATACACAAAGGCAGCTTCTGCGCCCGGTGTACTGGTTAGGAAACTGGCAGTTTGCCTGCCTTAATTACTATCACCCGCCAAAAGGCATCCATAACAGATGCATTAAGGCCGAAGATTACCCGAAGGCCTTAAAAAAGATCCTAGAGACCATTGAAGGCATTACTAAGATGCATTTTAAAAAGCACGAAGTCCCTCGCGGATGGAAGCTCAATACGTGCCTGATCAATTTTTATGGAACATCTATTGATGAGACCGGGAAAAAAATCGACACCGCTCGCGTAGGCGATCATAAAGACTTTGAACTTGGGCCAGTGGCCTCTATTTCTTTTGGAGAGAGGGCCTTCTTCCAATTTGTTCTCGGGAAAAAAGACCTCAAAAACAATGTGATCTATGAGCAGTGGTTAGAAGATTCTTCGTTGCAGATCTTTGGTGGGGAACTTTATAAAGATAAGGCCTTCCACCGCGTTCAGCGCGTAGAGAATAAACTTAAGACGGTCTTCAAACTGAATGTGGAAAACTTCGAGACGAGAAGAATTAACTTCACCTTTAGATACGTACCAGAAGAGCACATAATTCCCTTTAAGGAACTGCCTGCGCCACAAAAAAGCGATGTCACGGGTTATATGCAGATGCTTGCCCGCTACTCACCTCATTTTGAGCGCGCCTTAAAGGAATAA